The segment CTTCCATAGACCTACGCCTCACAGACAGTCATCTACCACTCCCAGTCTGTAGAGgagcgtgtgtgtgtgtgcgtgtgtgtgtgtgtgggtatACGAAATTAGTATATTCAGATTATTAGATATGGCAAGTTCTCTTCAGCCATCTAAAGATGGGTATTTTAGTTAACTAGCTAAAAGTTATTGCATATGCCGATCAGATTTTCCAGCTGCTTTTATTTTCTCTATTTCTGTTATTTCTTTAATTTAAACATCTTGTAACTTTATTTGGTAATAAAAAAATGTTTTACGCCTTTGAAGGGTGCTAGACCATCTTGTAACCAAAGCATTGTCGAACTTATTTCACAAATTTTACTTTGTGTCTTATAATTTGATTTGTTTAAGTGTACTTACCTGCAACTCTATTAGGTATCATGCGTGCTGTTCTTATGGCTGGTGCGTACCCAATGGTAGGGAAATTGCTCCCTCCTCGCAAAAATGCTAGAAAAACAGTTGTGGAAACAGCAAGTGGTGCCAAAGTTCGTCTGCACCCACACTCCTGCAACTTTAACCTATCTTTCAATAAATCTTCTGGGAAGCCGCTGCTGATATACGATGAGATCACTCGAGGTGATGGTGGAATGTATATAAAAAATTCTTCAGTTGTTGGGTCATATCCTTTGCTTCTAATAGCTACAGAAATGGTTGTTGCTCCACCTGATGATGgtagtgatgatgaggaggaagattcCAGTGAGGATGAAGCTGAGGAAAACACTTTGGTACAGCACAAAGAAGAGATCATGTCTTCACCTGATAGCACTGTTTCAGTTGTTGTTGATCGGTGGCTCCGGTTTGACGCTACGGCTCTGGATGTTGCTCAAATATACTGCTTAAGAGAACATCTAGCATCTGCTATTCTTTTCAAAGTAAGATGATATTACCTTGGCTGCTGCATTCTTTTAATTTAATTGTGCATGTAGTTTTTTCTCTGTTGTGCGCCCTATCTTTTCTCCTATGTTTCTGAAAGATGCCACTATGACCTGTCAGGCACACCAGCAAATTGCCATGCAATTTATTCTGCATAAGTAATTTCTTATAATTGATATATGCACGAGAAAAATAGTAATGATGAATCTTCAATATGCTACTCCCTCCAATCTCAGATGAGTGATGTTTTGGAGCTGTCTAAAGTCAACCACTTCGAACTTAGACTACTTTTTTTACAATATGTTTATAAAACATGAGAAATGTTATACTTCTGTGATATTTCCTCTGTTCAAAATTATAGGTCTTTTTGTCTTTTCGTCTTTTCTGGATACATAGTTTTTATGATGTATGCGTAtgtctaggtacatagctttttgCTATGTATGTAGAAAAAGCCAAAATGACCTATAGTTTTGGACTCGAGGAGTACTAATTTTCAAGACAAACCTATCACTTCCCAAACTTTCAAACTGAATGGGTAAAAGGTAATTCATGGTCAGAGTGTGGAATATTGATTTCGTACAACCTTGAACATAACTTATTTGTGACTAGAGGGAATATTTTTTTTACACAGTTACTCCTAGCTGGTTTTGTTTGGGATAATGCACCTGGACGATCCTCTCTATTACACACTATTCTTGATCCCTTCAAACTCTTGAGCTATGACTTCTCTTACTTTTGTGATTGTTTCTTTTCTGATAAAATGTGTCTTCTACAGGTGAAACATCCGCAAGATGTTCTACCGCCTGCGCTTGGAGCGTCAATGTATGCCATCGCATGCATCCTTTCATATGATGGCTTGCCTGCTATGGTTCCACCGAATGATCTTTCAGCAAACGGAGGTTCAGGCCAGAATTTAGCAGAAGCTAGCAGATTCTCTCAGGGAAGAGCGGGTTATATTCCACCTAGTGGTTTTCTGATGTCCTTATTAGCTGATAAGACCCATCCAGGAGGTTCTTCAGCGCATACTCGGCCATCCAGGGCTCCTGTTGGTAGGTTTGATCGATCTCAGCGTCCTTTCCGCAATTCTGGACCTGGGAGTTTAGCACCACGTTCTTTCAAAAGGCAGCGCGACGCTGCACGGTGAGCTGGGCTTAAAGGCAGCCTTTTGCATGCCTTTTTGGATGTGCTTTATCAACAGTGCCTGATCGACGAAAAGGACGTATCACAACTTTTCTGTATTCCGTTGTAGAAATGAAAGGAAAGAATTATGGCACATCAATGGATTCCTCTGTCGAAGAGCTCAGAGATCACCGTTTTTGTAGGTATGGGCTCCAGTGTTCAGTTTACTCAGCTAAGGCACAGATGTCAAGAGAAAAATGGAAAAGAAAAGCGAAGACCTGTTACTTGCTCAAATAATGAGCCCCATAATTGACGGCATTGCTAGATAGTAGATGAGCTTTGCGCTGTAGTGCCATAGACAGTGGGGAAGTATGGTGCGAGGTGTCTAATTCTGTGCTTGTATGTACTTATTAGCATACTTGCCCTTTCCTCAGAATTCGGTTATAGTGACACCAACATTTCCTCAGAATTCGGTTATAGTGACACCAACATGATGTGACGCATTTTATTCttgtttgaagaaaaaaaaacgagCGAAATACGATGCCTTTTCGGGTCAGCAGGTACTGTAGGTCGTAAAAGCCTGAAGGTTTAAAGTTTGACAACTTGGAATCCAGGCGAGTTGGAAAGTTGAATTGTTTAGGCCAAGAGTGTACCATCTCTCGGGTAAAGTGGCAATAAGGGTAATTTAGGCCCTCTTTGGTGTAGCTCCGGGCGGCTCCGGCCCCCTCTGCTGCGATACTGTTCACGTCATGTGCGGACACTGTTTGTCAGAGCCGGCTTTCTCTCTCTTCGTTTTATCTCTCACAGAGCCGTTCTGggggagaagctcgtttttttttGCTTCTCCAACTCCGGCTAAAGTGTCGCTACAGTGTAGGAGCCGGAGGACGCGGGAGCctggccaaacggggccttaaagTCGCAGCGTGTGGTGCTAGGGAAAACCTACTTCTTAGGCTGTAGTTGAATCTAAGGTCATAAGTGTCCTTTTTAAGCTCTGGGTTGTAATTTTCTTTCTGAAGAAATGCTTACCTTAAGGGCAACGGTGATTTTgctctattttttttaatttattagtGGTTGCGCCCGTTTTTTTTAATTGAAGTTTGAGTTCGCCCCTAGTCCCTTAAAAAGATCTGACGGTGTGAATGCAATAGTAAAAAGATGACATTTCACATACGGATTTGTCCCTGCATTTTAGTGCGTGTGTTCGGTTTGGAGATAAGTAGTAATGGAATGGCCCCATCCATATTTATTTTTTAGAATGGGATTGTTCTCGTTTTTTGTTCGGTTGAAAGAAATAGAACCGTCGCCGTTTCTTGTTTAGTTCTAGTCGGCTGAAAGTTACGCGAAGAAGAGGGACGAGCCGTGTCCCCTCGTTTTCGAGGGATACAGGGACATTCTCGATTTCGGAAAATATTCATGAGATATTCCCAAAGGGGATGGATCATATCCCCACTAAACTCCGACCGAAACAACTcacgttcgtttcgctgaaatttaacttatgctgatttgttattatagaaaaatattgttcgttcgctgaaaagtactgttgaaCTAGCGCTGCAAAACAGGGTCAATACCTTCCCATCCCTTATTGTCCCTAGAACCAAATACACAATTAAAGATCTAtgtattttacccctgttttgaCTTTTTATTTGGGCAATGTGTGATACTCCCTCTATCCCTGAACGT is part of the Miscanthus floridulus cultivar M001 unplaced genomic scaffold, ASM1932011v1 fs_392_1_2, whole genome shotgun sequence genome and harbors:
- the LOC136531615 gene encoding DExH-box ATP-dependent RNA helicase DExH6-like, whose translation is MRAVLMAGAYPMVGKLLPPRKNARKTVVETASGAKVRLHPHSCNFNLSFNKSSGKPLLIYDEITRGDGGMYIKNSSVVGSYPLLLIATEMVVAPPDDGSDDEEEDSSEDEAEENTLVQHKEEIMSSPDSTVSVVVDRWLRFDATALDVAQIYCLREHLASAILFKVKHPQDVLPPALGASMYAIACILSYDGLPAMVPPNDLSANGGSGQNLAEASRFSQGRAGYIPPSGFLMSLLADKTHPGGSSAHTRPSRAPVGRFDRSQRPFRNSGPGSLAPRSFKRQRDAARNERKELWHINGFLCRRAQRSPFL